In one Nicotiana tomentosiformis chromosome 6, ASM39032v3, whole genome shotgun sequence genomic region, the following are encoded:
- the LOC117273422 gene encoding uncharacterized protein: MAEELKKMTGRVQSVEGGKGDESLNYEDLCIQPDVELLEGYKPPKFEMFNGTGDPKVHLRTYCNKLAGVGKNEQIRMKLFIRSLIGDALSWYISQNPKKWVNWVSMASYFMDRFRFNTENALDIFYIQNLKKKQTETFCEYATHWRSEAAKNHKFSDIIKLGERIEEGIKSGMVTNFEALHATNKACNQEWVNPKKTCAYHSSMNGHTIEECRMLKDKIQTLIDTKVIPAKEATLNVRNNPLPDHRGKGVNMIETDEEWNHEGSIRHIREGDTPKTSHVILSSIVVQTQAPFEVEVVMPFTVMIAPTPSYKSDIVPWVYVAEAKRKGKAKMEEIGTAQGMTRTDRVYTPDNLGGTSKETASKPPVVETCTDNLWRKVQVMEYPVVDHLNKTPAQISILSLLQNSDAHENALMNVLSEAYVPAGVTSGEMANMFG, encoded by the exons ATggcagaagaactcaagaaaaTGACAGGGAGAGTCCAAAGTGTTGAAGGTGGGAAGGGTGATGAAAGTTTAAATTATGAAGACTTGTGTAtccagccagatgtagaactgctagagggttacaaacctcccaagtttgagaTGTTTAATGGCACTGGTGATCCAAAGGTGCATCTAAGAACCTACTGTAACAAGCTTGCaggagtgggtaagaatgaacaaattcGCATGAAACTGTTCATACGAAGTCTTATAGGGGACGCAttatcttggtatatcagtcagaaTCCTAAGAAGTGGGtgaattgggtgagcatggcatcgtatttcatggacagattcaggttcaatACAGAGAACGCGCTAGACATTTTCTATATTCAGAACCTCAAGAAGAAACAGACAGAAACCttctgcgagtatgctactcattggagatcagaggccgcaaAG aatcacaagttctcagacattatcaagttaggagaaaggatagaagaaggaatcaagagtggGATGGTGACCAATTTCGAGGCACTGCATGCCACAAACAAAGCCTGCAATCAGGAG TGGGTTAACCCCAAAAAAACCTGTGCCTATCATTCAAGCATGAATGGTCACACCATTGAGGAATGTCGCAtgttgaaggataagattcaaacACTAATCGACACCAAGGTTATACCGGCAAAGGAAGCCACACTAAATGTCCGTAATAACCCTCTCCCGGATCATAGGGGCAAGGGAGTGAatatgatagaaactgatgaggaaTGGAATCATGAGGGATCCATCAGACATATTCGAGAAGGGGATACTCCTAAAACCTCTCATGTCATCCTCTCGTcgattgtggtacaaacccaagcaCCGTTTGAGGTTGAGGTAGTTATGCCTTTCACTGTGATGATAGCTCCCACACCTTCTTATAAGTCTGATATTGTCCCATGGGTTTATGTTGCGGAGGcaaaaagaaagggaaaagccaagaTGGAAGAGATAGGTACtgcgcaaggtatgactagaactgacagagtttacacacctgataatcttggaggaacaagcaaagaaactgCATCTAAGCCACCTGTTGTTGAGACATGCACTGACAATCTTTGGAGGAAGGTTCAAGTAATGGAATACCCTGTTGTTGATCACCTAAACAAGACTCCTGCCCAGATATCCATTTTGTCACTATTGCAAAATTCAGACGCGCACGAGAATGCCTTGATGAatgtgttaagtgaagcttatgtacccgccggtgtcactagtggggagatggctaacatgTTTGGATAG
- the LOC138893712 gene encoding uncharacterized protein has product MQFEDKFIARVLIDGGSSLNIWPLTILKRLGKVLHEIQMGSMNVKAFDGSQRATIGEINLDIQMGPNWFDDEFHVLDISTTYNLLLGRPWIYAVGVVASTLHQVVKFEWNHQEVIIHGDGSNPIYTNQTISVIENKRKLGGETYHHIERVNTIEKDRWWSNKIESILMWLGYEPSKSLSRKLQGITKPIQPQYHGMTFGLGYEYTVQENQDWTLPWHTDYYPLEQPIPPMHQTFCQTDVIWGSKKDEILDVKETRISIHLSPSEKEEYVRFLREYEDIFAWSYDDMTGLSTSIVAHKLPTNPMCQPVKQKLSKFKPYMSLKIKEEVIKKIKDKLNHAKCAFGVPAGKMLGFIVSRRGMELDPSKIKAVQDLPLPKNKKGVMSFLGHLNYISRFIAQSTVICEPIFKMLRKDAAKNWTEECEKAFSKIKEYLSQLPVLVPPEPGRPLLLYFSMLDGAFGCVLGNMMKPGGRSRQYTI; this is encoded by the exons atgcaatttgaagataagttcattgccagggtcctgatagatggaggttcgagcTTGAACATATGGCCGCTGACTATTCTGAAAAGATTAGGTAAAGTCCTACATGAGATAcagatgggaagcatgaatgtgaaagcgttcgatggatctcagagagccactatcggagAAATAAACCTTGATATACAGATGGGCCCAAACTGGTTTGATGACGAATTCCATGTGCTAGACATATCCACCACCTACAACCTGttgttgggacgaccatggatataCGCAGTTGGGGTAGTCGCTTCTACTCTGCATCAGgttgtgaagtttgagtggaatcatcaagaggtgatcattcatggagacggaAGCAACCCTATCTACACTAACCAGACTATTTCAGTCATCGAAAACAAGAGGAAATTGGGAGGAGAAACATACCACCACATTGAGCGGGTAAACACAATTGAGaaggatcgatggtggagcaataaaatagaaagcatattgatGTGGTTGGGATATGAACCAAGTAAGAGTCTTAGCCGAAAGCTTCAGGGGATCACAAAACCCATACAACCACAGTATCATGGCATGACCTTTGGGCTCGGGTATGAATATACCGTGCAAGAGAACCAGGATTGGACATTACCATGGCACACCGATTACTATCCgctggaacaacccataccaccgATGCACCAGACATTCTGCCAGACTGACGTTATTTGGGGATCCAAGAAAGATGAGATTTTGGATG tcaaagaaactcgcattagCATTCATCTGTCGCCGTCAGAGAAGGAGGAGTATGTCAGGTTTCTAAGGGAATacgaggatatttttgcatggtcttaCGACGACatgactgggttaagcacatccatagtagctcacaagctacctaccaaccccATGTGTCagccggtaaagcagaagcttagTAAATTCAAGCCAtacatgagtttgaagataaaggAGGAGgttattaagaaaatcaaagacaag TTGAACcatgcaaaatgtgccttcggagtccctgctgggaAGATGCTGGGTTTCATTGTCAGCCGCCGTGGTAtggagctagacccatcaaaaatcaaagctGTTCAGGACTTGCCACTGCCAAAGAACAAGAAGGgtgtgatgagtttcttgggaCACCTCAATTATATTAGccgttttatagcacaatcaacggtgatatgtgagccgatcttcaaGATGCTGAGGAAAGACGCCGCGAAAAACTGGACTGAAGAATGTGAGAAAGCTTTCAGcaaaatcaaggagtacttgtctCAACTGCCCGTGTTGGTCCCACCGGAGCCAGGAAGACCTCTGTTGCTGTATTTTTCCATGTTGGATGGAGCCTTTGGTTGCGTTCTAGGCAATATGATGAAACCGGGAGGAAGGAGCAGGCAATATACTatatga
- the LOC138893713 gene encoding uncharacterized protein, giving the protein MLEKWQILLSEFDIIYVTQKVVKGQALADHLAENPVDGEYKPLKTYFPDEEVSLVGKDFAKTYDCWRMFFDGAANFKGVAIGVILVSENGQHYLVSAKLRFPCTNNMAKYEACILVLRLVVDMNVQELLVIGDSDLLVHQGIDVIGLIKPADSNGHKFILVAIDYFTKLVEVASNKAVTKKVVADFVRDRIVCRFGVPDSIITDNAANLNNDLKKALCETFKIKHQNFTTYRQQMNGVLEAANKNIKKILRKMGDNYKQWHEKLPFSLLGYHTTVRTSTGATPYLLVYGTEVVISAEVDTPSLRIIQEAELSDAE; this is encoded by the exons ATGTTAGAAAAGTGGCAGATATTgttaagtgagttcgacatcatctatgtgactcagaaggtggtcaaagggcaagcattggccgaCCACTTGGCGGAGAACCCCGTAGATGGAGAATACAAACCATTGAAGACGTATTTCCCCGACGAGGAAGTGTCATTAGTAGGTAAGGATTTTGCCAAAACATACGACtgttggagaatgtttttcgacggagcagcaaacttcaagggAGTAGCCATTGGGGTTATCTTGGTATCAGAAAATGGTCAACATTATCTGGTATCCGCAAAGCTCAGGTTcccgtgcaccaacaatatggcgaaatatgaggcctgcatcttgGTACTCAGATTGGTCGTcgacatgaatgttcaggagttattggtaatcggagattcagatTTATTGGTACACCAG GGCATTGATGTCATCGGGCTAATTAAACCTGCTGATTCAAATGGACACAAgttcattttggtggctatagattacttcacaaaattGGTTGAAGTCGCTTCCAATAAGGCCGTGACTAAGAAGGTTGTAGCGGATTTCGTCCGAGATCGTATTGtatgtcgatttggagtacctgattcaatcattactgacaatgccgccaatctcaacaatgATCTAAAGAAAGCtctgtgtgaaacattcaagatcaagcatcagaATTTTACAACATACAGGCAGCAGATGAATGGAGTcttagaagccgccaacaagaacatcaagaagatattgaggaagatGGGCGACAACTACaaacaatggcatgagaagctaccATTTTCTTTGCTCGGGTACCACACCACAGTTCGTACGTCAACTGGGGCAACCCCCTATCTactggtctatggtactgaagtCGTTATTTCCGCCGAAGTGGATACTccttccttaagaatcatacaagaagccgaGCTCAGCGACGCAGAATGA